The Microscilla marina ATCC 23134 genomic interval CTCAAGTTTACCAGGTTGAGGTTTTCATTCTTGCCAATGGTGGTAGTAAGCAGGTTAGCAAACTTAATCAGTTTTGCCTTGTGTATGCCAGCGGTTTTGACATATTTAAAGTAGAGCAACATGCCCCAGCCAGCCGCTAAGCGAGGCTGAGTATTTTGGGCACTTGCCAACAGCTTATCAAAATCACAACCTGTTTGCTTGACAGTGGTTCGGCTGTTCTGTACGTCAAAGTGATGGGGGTTTATCGCTCCCTTGATATTGCTGCGATTACTTGGGGTGGCAAGCACGTTGTTCCAGTAAATGTCTTCATAACAAACCGTTTTTACTACCTGCAAGTCTTTTAGCAAACTCCAAAAGCCACTCATATCAGCCGAGTTGATGTAGACCGAGTTCAAGTAGGGTTTTCTGTATTTACGGGCTCTCAGGCGCTTATTTTTCTCTAAGATAATGTTTTGAGTAGGAAACCAGTTTTCGGGTTTAAATAATGCAGGATTGAGTCTGACTTTACTTCCTGTTTTTACCCAGACAGGGTACTTTGCTGGGTTTTGTTCCGACAACTTGACGTGCTGAGCTGCCAGCCCTTTCAGATAATAGCCTAAAAACTCGGCACCACTACCACAGCTTGTCCCATTGGCAGGTCTGATAAGTGCCACATACTTTTTGCCATTCTTGCCAATAAACCCTTTGAGACTACCGTTGCAGCTTAGCCAAAACTGCAAAGATTTTTTTTGCATATTGCTTACACTAATGGCCTTGCCAGAGGGAGTCATTACCCCGTCATAGGTTTCTTGGGCAAGCGCAAGATTTGCCACTAATTCATTATCAGATACTTCAATGACCCTGGCACTCGCCCAAGCCCCAGTTTGACTCGCCACCCCCAGTACCTCCTCATACTTCGCTATCAGCTCAGAACTGGGGTTATCCAGGCACCTCTTTGGCAAAATTGCCCAACGAGCTGATAGTACCCGGTATATCAGTGCCCGCGCATAGTCATCTTTGGTGTTGACATTTGTCGCCTTGTTTTGCAAGTCAGCCCTGAAATCATTCGCCGTAATTTTGTGTTGCGCCAAACTACCCCCTACGGCAAGCCCGGTACTTTGCAGATAACTGGTTTTGATGCCCACCTTTTTGCCTTTGATCGACTTCACAAAATTGATCGTGAGCAATACCGTGTTTTCGTCCAACATCGATTGGGCGTACACCTTTTCTGTAAAGTCTTTGGTTTCCTGATTAAACCGGGTGGCGGCGTTGGGCTCTTCTACCATATCGGGGCTGCGGGTAATGATCACATACAGCGCTTTGCCCGTTTGCTTTTTCAGCAAGTCTTGCAGTTGCTCTATCTTGGTTTTGGTGTCCGCACTTACATAGTTTAAGCGGTCAATCAAATAGTTAGAAGCGACAGTGCGTGCTTTGAGGGTGTTGTGGGTAACTGCCCGATTAATTAGTTTGACCGAAGCTTCAATGTGGGCTTTTTGCAACGAATCGCGGTCGTTTGCCCAGGCTATAGTGCTTGCCCAGATGCTTGATAAAACAAAAAGGAGGAGTACCCGATGAAGTTGTTGTTTGAATGAATGCATGGTATGTATATATGCTTAAAATATCGTTGGTTTATTTCTTTGATTCCTTCTCGTAAAACTCTTTTACTAAATCATCAATGATCTTGTTTACTTCAGTCTCTATCTTGGCTTTGACCAACTTTAGCTTGTTTTGTGACAAGTCTTCCAACAGTTCTTCGCCCAAGCTCTCCATACTTTTCTTTACTTTTTCCAACAGTGTTCCAAATTTGCCAGGGTCATTGATATAAACCAGAATTTGATCGAATCGAAGCTTTTCAAAATCAAACTTTTGGTACACCTCCAGTAGCGTATTTACTTTTTCGTCAAAGGCTTTGGCCTTCTCGGTTTGGCTTATTGCCACGTGGGTGGTTTCAGGAAACAAGTCATTTTTTACCTCAGTGCCAGTAGTTTGTCCAGAGGGTGCCAGAGTGCTGTCAGCGCCGTTTACCTTGATCCTAAAACCTTGGTCTTCTATGACTACTTCTGCCCTTAGTTTTTGGTAAGCCAGCCAGTCTTTTTTCTTTTGGGCGGCTAGTTTTTCCTTCTCTGCTTTGCTTCTCCCTCGCAAGGCATCGAGTGCCTCCTTCAACAAATCCTTCAAATCTCTCAATAACTTCTCCAACGTATTTTTCACCATTTTAGCCGCTGCGCCCAACACCTTCCCACTGCCATCCTTGAGTTTTTTTGCCGCTTCAGTTAACTTCCCATCCTTCCAGTCTTTCTTCCCCTCCTCAATTGCCTTTTTGCCAATTTGGATAGTTTCCAGTAGCTCGGCTTTATCGGGACCATTGTAGTTTTTTACCCACTGTTCTACCTTTTTCAGTACCTGGTCTATTTTACCTACCACCTGGTCTATTTTATCCAGCCCTCGTTCTATTTCGTCAAATAAATTGTTGATTTCGCCCGTAAAGCTCAGGTACTGGTCGCGCCACTCGTCGGGTATGATTTGAGTGCCCGCCCCAGTGGTGGTCAATTCCCCATCGATGAGGCGTTTGTCGGTGTTGATCTTGATGCGGTCGAAGCGGGCAAACACCCTGGCTCCCTGAAAATAATTGATGTGGGTGTAGGCTCTGCCCGCAAACCAACCTCCCCCCAGGGGTTTGACTTCTACCAAGGTAAACTCAAAGTCAGCCGCCATGATCTTGTCGCCTACTCGCAAATTTGAGATCGGGCGCTGGTTGCTCAGGTCTACCACCAGGGGTTTGCCGCATTGTACTCCGGTGGGCTTGGGGGTGGGCATTCTAAAATCTACGGTGGCGGTTTCTTCGCTGCCAAAGGCGTTGCAGTTGGCGGTAAGTTTGAACGAATAGGATACTCCAGGTTCCATATCATTGATTTGGGTGCGATTGGAGAGGGCACGTTGGGTGTACCATTTATAGGCATCGCCTTCGCGTTTGAAGTGTACGGTATAACCTGTGTGGTCGGGCAAGGCATCCCAATCAAGCTGTACCTGGTAGGGGTTAAGGGCAGTCGCCTTTAAGCGAATCGGGATGGGGCAGGGTTTGCCATAACGAAACACCCGAATCTGGCTCACTCCGTCGTTGATAAACAAAGTTCTGCCCTGGGGGTCGCGCGCCTGGATGCGGATGGCGTACCATTTACCCAAGCCCAGCATAGGTTCGGCTTGCATGCCATAGTTGTAAATCAGGCTAGTTGTGCTGGTACGAAATATTTCGGGACCCAGGCAATTGAATATTTCGCCTTGAGATATTCGGCTGGCGGCTTGGTTATTTGCGTTTATATTCGCATATTGGTTTTGACAATCGGGGCGTAGCTCGTTCAATACTAATTCATACTCAGGATTAAATGGGGTGTTAGCTGGTCTTGTCCAACTGATCGGAATGGGTTTTAGGCTTTGATTGCTTCGATTGGTCTGACTCATCATTAACGGAAAATTCAGAATGGGTGGCTGCAAAGCAAATACCCGCAGTGTTTTCTCTGATAAAATATCTACATTGGACACCGACACGCTAGGGCGGTAACGATCTACAAATGAGAAGGTTAGCTTGTAGATACCATCAGGAATTCTTTTCGTCTTTAAATACTGCTGCCGAGAATACCCCTGAAAATCTAAGTTGCTTACATCGAAGTAATCCGACAAATCGGAGCCATTCATTGTTTGGCTAGGTCCCAAATCGAGCAAGGGCAAATAGTTAGCCCTGGTTTGGATGACAATTCCCCGCCCATCCATACTTTCCAATTTGATACGTAAATAACCCGCATAAGCGGTCACTCCATTTAATATAAGATGGAGAGTAAGGGCGCTAGAATAGCTATAGGAGTGTAAAAAGGGGCTATGAGGAGGACTGACTGTGGCGATTAACTTGACGCTATAGTTTCGTTGAGCAGTGGTGTGATCACTGGCTCCTAAAAGCAAAGCTCCCACAATTAGGAGGCACTTGAATAAATGGATGCGCATTACCTTGGTTTGGTTTAAGTAGTTGGTTTTGAGCTTTAGCCATTAGCTTTTTTGTTCCTGGCTTTTAGGCTCTGTCGAACTTTAACTGTTAGCCTTTTCTTTATCTTGGCTATTGACTGAAAGGCTATCGATTAGATATACCCATCTCAGTGGTGGTTTTGGACAGTTTTAACAAAAAATATTTTGAAAA includes:
- a CDS encoding fibronectin type III domain-containing protein → MRIHLFKCLLIVGALLLGASDHTTAQRNYSVKLIATVSPPHSPFLHSYSYSSALTLHLILNGVTAYAGYLRIKLESMDGRGIVIQTRANYLPLLDLGPSQTMNGSDLSDYFDVSNLDFQGYSRQQYLKTKRIPDGIYKLTFSFVDRYRPSVSVSNVDILSEKTLRVFALQPPILNFPLMMSQTNRSNQSLKPIPISWTRPANTPFNPEYELVLNELRPDCQNQYANINANNQAASRISQGEIFNCLGPEIFRTSTTSLIYNYGMQAEPMLGLGKWYAIRIQARDPQGRTLFINDGVSQIRVFRYGKPCPIPIRLKATALNPYQVQLDWDALPDHTGYTVHFKREGDAYKWYTQRALSNRTQINDMEPGVSYSFKLTANCNAFGSEETATVDFRMPTPKPTGVQCGKPLVVDLSNQRPISNLRVGDKIMAADFEFTLVEVKPLGGGWFAGRAYTHINYFQGARVFARFDRIKINTDKRLIDGELTTTGAGTQIIPDEWRDQYLSFTGEINNLFDEIERGLDKIDQVVGKIDQVLKKVEQWVKNYNGPDKAELLETIQIGKKAIEEGKKDWKDGKLTEAAKKLKDGSGKVLGAAAKMVKNTLEKLLRDLKDLLKEALDALRGRSKAEKEKLAAQKKKDWLAYQKLRAEVVIEDQGFRIKVNGADSTLAPSGQTTGTEVKNDLFPETTHVAISQTEKAKAFDEKVNTLLEVYQKFDFEKLRFDQILVYINDPGKFGTLLEKVKKSMESLGEELLEDLSQNKLKLVKAKIETEVNKIIDDLVKEFYEKESKK